From Burkholderia sp. WP9, a single genomic window includes:
- a CDS encoding GntR family transcriptional regulator, protein MQNSDFEAGISPSPLMPKVERQRLHDTVVEHIRGFIVEGVLEPGKKLNERELCETLGISRTPLREALKVLAAEGLIEISPNRGASVSKMSEAELRETFELMSGLEAFSGELAAERMTAAELAEIKALHYAMLACRTQNDLAGYYSRNQAIHDKINEAARNSALRQTYVSVNRRLQALRFRSNFQVPKWDRAIHDHDEMLKALEARDGKKLSAILRQHLLDKRDAVLQVQSQEAAAGGLKV, encoded by the coding sequence ATGCAAAATTCGGATTTCGAGGCGGGCATCTCCCCGTCGCCGCTCATGCCGAAGGTCGAGCGGCAGCGCTTGCACGATACGGTGGTGGAGCACATTCGCGGCTTTATCGTCGAAGGCGTGCTGGAGCCGGGAAAGAAACTGAACGAGCGCGAGCTGTGCGAAACGCTCGGCATTTCGCGCACGCCGTTGCGCGAGGCGCTGAAGGTGTTGGCCGCCGAAGGGCTGATCGAGATTTCGCCGAATCGCGGCGCGTCCGTGTCGAAGATGTCGGAGGCCGAGTTGCGCGAGACCTTCGAGTTGATGAGTGGTCTCGAGGCTTTTTCGGGCGAGTTGGCGGCTGAGCGGATGACGGCGGCCGAACTCGCCGAGATCAAGGCGCTGCATTACGCCATGCTCGCGTGCCGTACGCAAAATGATCTGGCGGGGTACTACAGCAGGAATCAGGCAATTCACGACAAGATCAACGAGGCGGCCAGGAATTCAGCACTGCGGCAGACTTATGTCTCGGTGAATCGACGCTTGCAGGCGCTCCGGTTCAGGTCGAATTTTCAGGTTCCGAAATGGGACCGGGCGATTCACGACCACGACGAAATGCTCAAGGCGCTCGAGGCGCGTGACGGGAAGAAGCTGAGCGCGATTCTCCGGCAGCATCTGCTTGATAAGCGCGATGCGGTTTTGCAGGTGCAATCGCAGGAAGCGGCGGCGGGGGGGTTGAAGGTTTGA
- a CDS encoding Na+/H+ antiporter, whose product MSSVMGFKVVLLSLVAIIGLELLAKRLRLPPAAALLVGGAAMAFVPGLPRFNLDPELVLIVFLPPLLMDGAYFSVWDEFKRNLGGILLLAIGAVAFTTLAVGLVVHWVVPALPWAACFALGAIVSPPDAVAAKAVLERVALPRRLMVILEGESLLNDAAGLVLFRFAVAAALTGTFSAQHAIGRFAVLALGGVTVGVAVGFLVVKLLRYLDDAYLVIVASTLSAWISYIVGDVLDVSGVIATVSCGMVLGWHQHEVFSAAVRMRGTAFWQVLIFLMEALVFMLIGLSLRGVIVRLGGVGDTLTAFAPAVGAVLAAVVLSRFVWVFVTEWLKALVCKLTRREGGTADWRSATVTSWAGMRGVVTLAIALSLPETMPGRDLILVASFAVILVTVLGQGTTIGPLIQWINPDHAAERNARHLTEPQAWARLEAAQLAAIQPLVHGPDGSVIHPRLLEQYSYRARITQGYQNEAAFPAAERAAHYDVVLAAVSAARIELLHLHRTGLLHDELLTILEHDLDLQEIAALHGRG is encoded by the coding sequence ATGTCGTCCGTCATGGGCTTCAAAGTCGTTCTGCTGTCGCTCGTCGCGATTATCGGTTTGGAACTGCTCGCCAAGCGGCTGCGTCTGCCGCCAGCCGCCGCACTGCTGGTCGGCGGTGCGGCGATGGCCTTCGTGCCCGGACTCCCGCGCTTCAATCTCGACCCCGAGCTGGTCCTGATCGTGTTCCTGCCGCCGCTCCTCATGGACGGCGCCTACTTCTCCGTTTGGGACGAGTTCAAGCGCAATCTCGGCGGCATCCTGCTGCTCGCGATCGGCGCCGTCGCGTTCACTACGCTCGCCGTCGGTCTGGTCGTGCATTGGGTCGTGCCCGCGTTGCCATGGGCCGCCTGCTTCGCGTTGGGTGCGATCGTCTCGCCGCCAGATGCCGTCGCCGCGAAGGCCGTGCTCGAACGCGTTGCGCTACCGCGCCGCCTGATGGTGATCCTCGAAGGCGAAAGCCTCCTCAACGACGCCGCCGGCCTCGTGCTGTTCCGCTTCGCCGTCGCGGCCGCGCTAACCGGTACGTTCAGCGCACAGCATGCGATTGGACGCTTCGCCGTGCTCGCGTTGGGCGGCGTGACGGTAGGCGTGGCGGTCGGCTTCCTGGTCGTCAAGCTGCTGCGCTATCTCGACGACGCGTACCTTGTCATCGTCGCATCGACGCTTTCTGCCTGGATCAGCTACATCGTCGGGGACGTGCTGGATGTATCGGGTGTGATCGCGACGGTGAGCTGCGGGATGGTGCTCGGCTGGCATCAGCACGAAGTCTTCTCGGCCGCGGTGAGAATGCGCGGCACCGCCTTCTGGCAGGTCCTGATCTTCCTGATGGAAGCGCTGGTGTTCATGCTGATCGGGCTATCGCTGCGCGGCGTGATCGTGCGGCTGGGCGGCGTCGGCGATACGTTGACCGCATTCGCGCCGGCCGTCGGCGCGGTGCTCGCGGCGGTCGTGCTGTCACGCTTCGTGTGGGTCTTCGTGACGGAATGGTTGAAAGCGCTCGTGTGCAAATTGACGCGTCGCGAGGGCGGCACGGCCGACTGGCGCTCGGCTACTGTCACGAGTTGGGCGGGCATGCGTGGCGTGGTCACATTGGCTATCGCGCTCTCCTTGCCGGAGACCATGCCCGGCCGCGATCTGATTCTGGTCGCCTCATTTGCCGTGATTCTGGTAACGGTGCTCGGGCAGGGCACGACGATCGGACCACTGATTCAATGGATCAATCCGGACCACGCGGCCGAACGAAACGCACGGCATCTGACCGAGCCGCAGGCGTGGGCACGGCTCGAAGCCGCGCAACTCGCCGCGATCCAGCCGCTGGTGCACGGGCCGGATGGCAGCGTGATTCATCCACGTTTGCTGGAACAGTACAGTTACCGCGCGCGCATCACGCAGGGCTATCAGAACGAAGCAGCCTTCCCCGCCGCAGAACGCGCTGCCCATTACGACGTTGTGCTGGCAGCCGTCTCCGCGGCTCGCATCGAGCTATTGCATCTGCATCGAACGGGCTTGCTTCACGATGAACTGTTGACCATTCTCGAACACGATCTCGATCTGCAGGAGATCGCCGCGTTGCATGGCAGGGGCTGA
- a CDS encoding HD domain-containing protein — protein sequence MTTIAGIQIPDSMMAREATQLVRDTETDLLYHHSRRVFLFGSLAGARKQLKYDPELLYIGAMFHDMGLVAPYSSEHDRFEVDGANAARDFLRRHGIGEDDIDQVWNSIALHTTPGIPQHMKPVIALVTAGVEMDVLGLAYDEFTEHQRHEVTHAHPRGAHFKEGIIDAFAHGTIHKPETTFGNVKADVLALKDPHYHRENFCTMILGSAWKE from the coding sequence ATGACCACGATCGCAGGCATTCAGATTCCCGACAGCATGATGGCGCGCGAAGCCACCCAACTCGTGCGCGATACCGAAACCGACTTGCTGTATCACCATTCACGGCGCGTTTTTCTGTTCGGCTCGCTGGCTGGCGCGCGCAAGCAGCTGAAGTACGATCCCGAACTGCTGTACATCGGCGCGATGTTTCATGACATGGGGCTGGTTGCGCCGTATAGCAGCGAGCACGACCGCTTCGAGGTGGACGGCGCGAACGCGGCGCGTGATTTCCTGCGACGTCACGGCATTGGCGAGGACGACATCGATCAGGTGTGGAACTCGATCGCACTGCACACGACGCCTGGCATTCCGCAGCATATGAAGCCGGTGATCGCGCTGGTCACGGCGGGCGTGGAGATGGACGTGCTGGGGCTCGCCTACGATGAATTTACCGAGCACCAGCGCCACGAGGTCACGCACGCGCATCCGCGAGGCGCGCATTTCAAGGAAGGCATTATCGACGCGTTCGCGCACGGCACGATTCACAAACCGGAGACCACCTTCGGGAACGTGAAAGCGGACGTGCTGGCGCTGAAGGACCCGCATTACCATCGCGAGAATTTCTGCACGATGATTTTGGGTTCGGCGTGGAAGGAGTGA
- a CDS encoding GlxA family transcriptional regulator translates to MPTVAIAIFPGVQALDVAGPVDVFSEANRFTAPEDHYEVKLIGAGSAPLRASNGMTLVADATFSEARRPFDLALVAGGPALPDRAPDARVLEWLANVATQGGRYGSICTGAFALGHAGLLDARHVTTHWQHAAQLAAQFPNARVDFDRIYLRDGPLVTSAGVTAGIDLSLALVAEDHGPHIALAVAKRLVVFAQRQGGQSQFSPYLTAPVDETSPVAKVQAHVMERIRESFTVKQLADVAGMSARNFARVFVQETGVTPHEFVERARVDAARKLLESSGAALKAIAYDCGFGTADRMRIVFTKRIGATPMQYRERFRSP, encoded by the coding sequence ATGCCCACCGTTGCGATCGCCATCTTTCCCGGCGTGCAGGCGCTCGACGTCGCCGGCCCCGTCGACGTGTTTTCCGAAGCCAACCGTTTCACCGCGCCCGAAGATCACTACGAGGTGAAGCTGATCGGCGCGGGATCCGCACCATTGCGAGCGTCCAACGGCATGACGCTGGTCGCCGACGCCACCTTCAGCGAAGCGCGTCGTCCGTTCGATCTTGCCCTTGTCGCGGGCGGGCCCGCGCTGCCCGATCGTGCGCCCGACGCGCGCGTGCTGGAGTGGCTCGCCAACGTCGCCACGCAGGGCGGCCGTTACGGTTCCATCTGCACCGGCGCATTCGCGCTCGGCCACGCGGGCCTGCTCGATGCCCGCCACGTCACCACGCACTGGCAGCATGCAGCACAACTGGCGGCGCAATTTCCCAACGCGCGCGTCGATTTCGACCGTATTTACCTGCGCGACGGACCACTCGTCACATCAGCCGGCGTGACGGCCGGCATCGATCTGTCGCTCGCCCTGGTTGCTGAAGATCATGGGCCGCACATCGCGCTCGCGGTCGCCAAACGCCTGGTGGTGTTCGCGCAGCGGCAAGGTGGCCAGTCGCAGTTCAGCCCCTACCTGACCGCGCCCGTCGACGAGACGTCGCCCGTTGCCAAAGTCCAGGCGCACGTCATGGAACGGATTCGCGAGAGCTTCACGGTGAAGCAACTGGCCGACGTCGCAGGGATGAGCGCGCGCAACTTCGCGCGAGTGTTCGTGCAGGAGACCGGCGTGACGCCGCATGAATTCGTCGAGCGTGCTCGTGTCGATGCCGCGCGCAAGCTGCTCGAGAGCAGTGGCGCGGCGCTCAAGGCGATCGCGTACGACTGCGGCTTCGGCACAGCAGATCGCATGCGCATTGTCTTCACCAAGCGGATCGGCGCGACGCCCATGCAGTATCGGGAACGCTTTCGCTCGCCTTGA
- a CDS encoding SDR family oxidoreductase, with protein MTTSSPIRAIVTGHNRGLGAALAEQLLARGIAVLGLSRSRHATLKNHFPALLEEIELELADTTRVSQWIATHALREFVSGAQTVLLINNAGMVQPIGPIEGQDAAAIASAVSLNVATPLMLASALAAAAADATDRRIVHISSGAARNAYAGWSTYCATKAALDHHARAVSLDANRALRICSLAPGVIDTNMQAEIRGSGAEQFPMREKFEELKRNGQLSSPEQCATQLLDYALSDAFGQTPVADIREIAKPA; from the coding sequence ATGACCACCTCTTCTCCGATCCGTGCGATCGTCACCGGCCACAACCGTGGCCTGGGCGCGGCGCTCGCCGAACAACTTCTTGCTCGCGGAATCGCGGTGCTGGGTTTGTCCCGCTCGCGTCATGCCACGCTCAAAAACCATTTCCCGGCGCTGCTCGAAGAAATCGAACTCGAACTCGCCGACACGACCCGCGTCTCGCAATGGATCGCGACTCATGCGTTGCGCGAATTCGTCAGCGGCGCGCAAACCGTGCTGCTGATCAACAACGCGGGGATGGTGCAGCCGATCGGCCCGATTGAAGGACAAGACGCAGCGGCCATCGCAAGCGCGGTGAGCCTCAATGTCGCCACGCCGTTGATGCTCGCCAGCGCGCTCGCCGCAGCCGCCGCCGACGCAACCGACCGGCGCATCGTGCACATCTCCAGCGGCGCGGCGCGCAACGCGTATGCCGGATGGAGCACCTACTGTGCAACGAAGGCCGCGCTCGATCATCACGCGCGCGCCGTCTCGCTCGATGCGAATCGCGCGCTGCGTATCTGCAGTCTGGCGCCGGGCGTGATCGATACGAATATGCAGGCCGAGATTCGCGGAAGCGGGGCCGAACAGTTCCCAATGCGCGAGAAATTCGAAGAGCTCAAGCGCAACGGCCAACTGTCGTCACCTGAACAATGCGCTACCCAGTTGCTCGACTACGCATTGAGCGATGCTTTCGGTCAAACGCCGGTCGCCGACATTCGCGAGATCGCGAAGCCGGCGTAA
- a CDS encoding winged helix-turn-helix domain-containing protein: MSQHILFVGADAGLTAVVGESLRGQGCGVSARPPGAGLKHVVEMERPSLLVLDISAPHGDGLAVLRDLRMGGNDVPVILLSSSNKAIDRVIGLELGADDFMSKPADPAELLARIRVLLRRRGTVAPGAPETRPPYRFGRCELNFSARELRRDNEHFALRSSEFALLKIFVNHAMTVLTRVQLNEKLRGNSVLHQGRSLDVSIWRLRRLIEIDPSEPRYVQTVWGRGYVFVPHGELGAAERGALVAPGV; encoded by the coding sequence ATGAGTCAGCATATTCTTTTCGTGGGCGCCGATGCCGGCTTGACTGCCGTGGTGGGCGAATCATTGCGCGGCCAGGGCTGCGGTGTGTCCGCACGTCCGCCGGGCGCCGGGCTCAAGCATGTGGTCGAGATGGAACGGCCTTCGCTGCTGGTGCTCGACATTTCGGCGCCGCATGGCGATGGTCTCGCCGTCTTGCGCGACCTGCGCATGGGCGGCAACGATGTGCCCGTGATTCTGCTCTCGTCGAGCAACAAGGCGATTGATCGTGTGATCGGTCTCGAACTCGGGGCCGACGACTTCATGAGCAAGCCCGCCGACCCTGCCGAACTGCTCGCCCGCATTCGCGTGCTGCTACGGCGGCGCGGCACGGTCGCTCCGGGTGCGCCGGAGACGCGGCCGCCGTATCGCTTTGGCCGCTGCGAACTGAACTTCTCCGCGCGCGAATTGCGCCGCGACAACGAGCACTTCGCGTTGCGCAGTTCCGAGTTCGCGTTGCTCAAGATCTTCGTCAATCACGCGATGACCGTGCTCACGCGCGTGCAGCTCAACGAGAAGCTGCGCGGCAATAGCGTGTTGCATCAAGGGCGTAGCCTCGATGTGTCGATCTGGCGGCTGCGTCGTCTGATCGAAATCGATCCTTCCGAGCCGCGTTACGTGCAAACCGTGTGGGGACGCGGCTATGTGTTCGTGCCGCACGGCGAGCTGGGTGCGGCCGAGCGCGGCGCGCTGGTCGCGCCCGGCGTGTAG
- a CDS encoding response regulator — protein MSKILVVDDSSTVRDEVAGFLKKNGLDVDTAVDGKDGLAKLKASPGIKLVISDVNMPNMDGLTMVEKIRGELANKTVNVIMLTTESSPAMKERGKAAGVKGWIVKPFKGDAVLETFRKLAS, from the coding sequence ATGTCGAAAATTTTGGTGGTGGATGATTCGAGCACGGTGCGCGACGAAGTGGCCGGCTTTCTGAAGAAGAACGGTCTTGACGTCGACACGGCGGTGGACGGCAAGGACGGCCTCGCCAAGCTGAAGGCCAGCCCCGGCATCAAGCTGGTGATCAGCGACGTCAACATGCCGAATATGGACGGCCTCACGATGGTCGAGAAGATTCGCGGCGAGCTCGCGAACAAGACCGTCAACGTCATCATGCTGACCACCGAGAGCAGCCCGGCGATGAAGGAGCGGGGCAAGGCGGCCGGCGTCAAGGGATGGATCGTCAAGCCGTTCAAAGGCGACGCCGTGCTGGAAACGTTCCGCAAACTGGCGAGCTAA